In Cellulomonas sp. JZ18, the DNA window GGCGACGCGGAGCGCCTGCGGGTCGTCGTGGACCAGGTGGCGTCGCTGACGGACGTGTCCGCGCTGGCGCTGCACGCGCGGCTCGTCCGCCCGCCCCGGCACTGACGCACCGGGGCGGACGGGACGGGTCGTCCGTCAGTCGGCCGCACCCAGGGGCCACACGGGCCGCACCTCGATCCGCCCCGCCCGCGCCATCGGGTGGGCGGCCGCGACCGCGATCGCCTCGTCCAGGTCGGCGCACTCGATCACGTCGTACCCGGCGATCGTCTCCCGCGTCTCGGCGAACGGCCCGTCGGTGACGAGCAGCTCGTCGCCCCGGCGACGCACGGTCGTCGCGGCCTCCACGGGACGCAGGCGGTCGCCGTGCTTCCACACGCCACGCGCGTCGACGTCCGCGCCCCACGCCTCGATGTCCACGTCACCGGGCTGCGGCGGCTCGCCCTCGGGGTCGGTGCAGATGAAGAGCATGTACTCCACGGTGTCCTCCTGGTCGGCGCCGGGCCCTGTCGGCCCGGACGCAGCCACGACGTGCGGCCGCCCCCGCATTCGACACCGGGCGCCGGGCGCGGCGCACCTGCGCTCCCGCGGCGCGGTCCTGCCCCGCGCCCGGCCGACGCGGGCGCTGCGCGGGGCGTCGTCGGCGTGGGCACGTGCGTCGCGGTCGTCGGGGACAAAGGCGACGCCGGGCCCGGCGCGCGAGAAATCGCCCTGTGCCGCGCGTCACGCCGAATTGTGCTGGTCTGCCCGGCGCATTCTGTCGGGAATGGGCGACGGGGAGGGCGTGGTGGTGACCGTGGCAGTCAGGGCGGGTCTGCGACAGGGTGGGGGAGCGCGAAGGTGCAGGTCGCAGCGCCTGTGACGTGGGTCTCGGCGCCGCGGGCGGCGAGGTGGCGGGACGCCGACGCACTTTCGTCCATTTCGTTCCGACATGGGGCGTGACGTGCGCGGGTGCATTTCTTCGCGTGGGTGCTAGCACCCACGCGTCCGCCGGGAGTGCCTATATGTTCGGCGCGCCCCGAGCACCAGGCGAAAGCCTGCGGGGGCCCGATCCCGTGCCATTCCAGGAGTTCTCGTGCCACGTCGCCACCCGCAGTACCGCAGGTTGTCCCTCGCCCTCGCCGGTGCCCTCGCGGTCGTGGGCCTCGGCGCCGCCGCGACCCCGACGGTCGCCGCGCCGGCCCCCGGCGCCTCGGTGCTCTCGACCGCCGGCACCGACTTCTGGGTGACGTTCAGCCGGAACGCCAACCCCCCGACGGTCCAGGTCTTCGTCACCGGCGCGACGACCACGGGCACGGTGACGTGGCCCGGCGCCGCGCCGGCGCCGTTCACGACGACCGAGGGCCAGGTCACGGTCCTCGACGCGCCGGCCGGCTACGCCGCGGCGATCCAGGCGATGGGCTCCGACGGCACCTTCGCGACCGGCGTGCACGTGCAGACCGAGGCGCCGGTGACGGTGTACGGGCTGAACTACGGCGGCTCGTCGTCGGACGGCTTCGTGGCCTCGCCCGTGCCGGCCCTCGGCACCGACTACCGCGTGCTCTCGGTCCCCACGACCATCGGCGACTACGGCTCCCGGGTCACGGTGGTCGGCACGCAGGACGACACCGAGGTCACCGTCGTCCCGGCGAGCGCGCTCGCCGACCGGACGGCCGGCACCCCGTACACCGTCACCCTCGACGCGGGCCAGGTGTACTCGCTGGCGGGCACGCGCAGCGGCGACGACGTCAGCGGCACCACCGTCTCGGCGTCCGCGCCGGTCGCGGTGTTCGCGGGCGCCGACTGCGTGAACATCGGCCTGGGCGCGTGCGACCTGGTGACCGAGCAGATGTGGCCGGTCGACCAGTGGGGCACGTCCTTCATCCTGTCCCGCTTCCGCTCCGAGAGCGGCGGCAACCCGGTGCGCGTGCTCGCCGACCGCGACGGCACGGAGCTGCGGGTCGACGGTGCGGTCGTCGCGACCCTCGACGCCGGCGAGATCTGGGACGGCACCCTCATGACGGCCGGGGGCAACTCCGCGGCCGTCGTGACGGCCGACCAGCCGGTGCTCGTGAGCCAGCAGATGGTCAGCGGGCAGTACGTGCAGGACGGCCGGACCACGTCGGGCGACCCGGCCACGATGCTCGTCCCGCCGTACCAGCAGTTCCTCGACCGCTACACGTTCTCCACGCCCGCCGGCCGCTTCTCCTTCAACGCGATCAACGTCGTGGTCCCGACCGCGCAGCTCGGGTCGTTCCGGCTCGACGGCGCCCCGGTCGACGCGGCGCAGTTCGCGCCCGTCGCGGGCACGACGTTCTCGGCCGCGCAGCTGCTCGTCGCGGACGGCACCCACACGGTGAGCGCCGACGCCCCGTTCGGCGCGTTCGCCTACGGCGCGAACAACTTCAACTCCTACGCCTACGCGGGCGGCGCCGGCCTGACGCCGGTCGGCCGCGTCGCGCGGGTCGCGCCCGTGGACCCGGACGCCGTGCCGACGTCGGGCCGCCCGGACGAGGAGGTCTGCGTCCCGGTGGTCGTGCAGGACGCCGACGGCGAGCCGGTCGCGGGCGTGCGCGTCGACCTGGCCGTGGCCGGCGCGAACGCGGGTGCGACGGACACCCGCAACACCGACGCGGACGGCCGCGCCTCGCTCTGCTACACCCCCACGGAGCTCGGCGAGGACGTCCTGACCGTGACCTCGGGCACCGCCGACGCGCAGTTCACCGTCGTCGTCACGAGCGCGCCGGAGATCAGCACCACCGACCTCGGCGTCCTCGTCGTCGGCCGCCCGGCCGCCGTGGCCGTGCGCGCCGTCGGCACGCCGGCGCCGACGTTCGCCGTCACCGCGGGCGCCCTGCCCGCGGGCCTGACGCTGGACGAGGAGACCGGCGAGGTCACCGGCACGCCGACGACCGCCGGCCCGTGGTCGGCGACCGTGACGGCCACCAACGAGAACGGCACGGACAGCGTCGTGCTCACCGGTGACGTCGCCGCGGCGCCGGTCGCGACCGGGGCCGTCGTCCCGCGGCTCGTCGTGGGCGAGGCCGTCACCGTGCCCGCGCCGGCCTCGGGGCGCCCCGCGCCGGCCTTCGTCGTCAGCGCCGGCGCGCTCCCCGCGGGCCTGACGCTGGACGCGGCGACGGGCGTGGTCTCCGGCACGCCGACGCAGTCCGGCTCGTGGTCGGCCACGATCACGGCGACCAACGCGGTCGGCAGCACCGACGTCGTGCTCGGCGGCGAGGTGCTCGCCGCGTCGGCCGACCCGACGCCGGCCGCCCCGACGTCCGCGGACGCGGCGCCGGCGGCGCTGTCCGCCACCGGCACGCAGGCGCTGACCACGTCGGCGCTCGCGCTCGCGCTCCTGGTGCTCGGCGCGGCTCTCGTGCTGGTGCGTCGCCACCGCGCGCGCGGCTGAGACCAGACCCGGCCCGCCGGGACCGACGACGGGCGTGCCCACCACCGCGGGGTGGTGGGCACGCCCGTCCGCGCACCCGCCCGGTGGGCGGTGGCCGCCCGCACCGCGCCTAGACTCACGCCCGTGGCGGGACGCATCCGGCGGGAGGACGTGGAGGCGGTCCGCGAGCGCGTCCGGATCGAGGACGTCGTCGGTGCGCACGTCGCGCTGCGGCCCGCCGGGGTCGGCTCGCTGAAGGGCCTGTGCCCGTTCCACGACGAGCGCACGCCGTCGTTCCACGTGCGGCCCCAGGTGGGGCGCTACCACTGCTTCGGCTGCGGCGAGGGCGGCGACGTCATCGCGTTCGTGCAGAAGGTCGACGGGCTGGGCTTCACCGACGCCGTCGAGCACCTGGCCTCGCGCGTGGGGATCCAGGTCCGGTACGAGGACGGCGGGCCGACGCGTCCGGGCGAGGAGCCGGGTCGGCGTCGGCGCCTGCTGGACGCGCACCGCGTCGCCGAGGAGTTCTACCGCGAGCAGCTGCTGACACCGGCGGCGGCGCCGGGCCGCGCGTTCCTCGCCGAGCGCGGGTTCGACCGCGCGGCGGCCGAGGAGTTCGGCGTCGGCTTCGCGCCGCAGGGGTGGGACGGGCTGCTGCGACACCTGCGCGGGCGGGGCTTCACCGAGGCCGAGCTGACGGCGTCGGGCCTGGTGAGCCAGGGGCAGCGCGGGATCTACGACCGGTTCCGCGGGCGGCTCGTGTGGCCCATCCGCGAGGTCACGGGGGAGACCGTCGGCTTCGGCGCGCGCCGCCTCCTGGACGAGGACCAGGGGCCGAAGTACCTCAACACCCCGGAGACGGCGCTCTACCGCAAGTCGCACGTCCTCTACGGCATCGACCTGGCGAAGCGCGAGATCGCGCGCGAGAAGCAGGTGGTCGTCGTCGAGGGCTACACGGACGTCATGGCCATGCACCTGTCCGGGGTGCGCACCGCCGTCGCGACGTGCGGCACCGCGTTCGGCGGCGACCACGCGCGGATCGTGCGCCGGCTGCTGGGCGACAGCGGCGGCGCGGGTGGCGTGCAGCTGGTCGGGGGCGGGTCGGTCGGCGGGGCCGTGGTGTTCACGTTCGACGGCGACGCGGCCGGGCAGAAGGCGGCGCTGCGCGCCTTCGGCGAGGACCAGTCCTTCACCGCGCAGACGTTCGTCGCGGTCGAGCCGTCCGGCATGGACCCGTGCGACCTGCGCCAGGCGAAGGGCCCCGACGCGGTGCGTGCTCTCGTGCAGGCGCGGCAGCCGCTGTTCGAGTTCGTCATCCGCTCCACGCTCGCGGCGCACGACCTGTCGACGGCCGAGGGGCGCGTGCACGCCCTGCGCGCGACCGCACCCGTGGTCGCGGGGATCCGGGACACCGCCCTGCGTCCCGAGTACGTCCGCCTGCTCGCCGGGTGGCTGGGCATGGACGACCAGGAGACCGTGCGGCGGGCCGTGCAGGACGCCGTCCGCCGTGGGGCGGCGCGCGGTGCGGCCGGCCGCGGCGGGGACGGGCGCGCGGACCGCGGCCGTCCCGACCACGGACGGCCGGGGGAGCGCCGCGACGCCGCGCCCGAGCCGGTGCGCGTCGCACGGATGCCCGTGCCGGACCGGCGCGACCCGGTCGCCCAGGTGGAGCGCACCGCCCTGGAGGTGGTGCTCCAGGCCCCCCTGCTCGTGCCCGCGGACTTCGACGCCCTCGCCGCCGACACGTTCGCGGCGCCCGCGTACCGCGCGGTGCACGAGGCCGTGCGCGCGGCCGGCGGTGTCGAGGCCGCGCGGGGGCACGTCGAGCGGGCCGGGGGCGCGTCGACCCTCTGGGTGGGCGCCGTCCTCGAGGAGGCCGCCGAGCCCGTCCGCGCGCTGGTGACCGAGCTGTCCGTGGCGCCGCTGCCGGAGGACCGCGAGGAGGCGCTGCCGGCCTACGTGCGGGGCGTCGTCACGCGGCTGGTGGACATCGGCTTCACGCGGCAGATCGCGGACGTGCGCGGACGGCTGCAGCGCATGGGTGCGGACGCCGACCCGGCTGCGTCGCGGGCCCTGCTCGCCGAGCTGCTCGAGCTCGAGGGCCGGCGGCGGGCGCTGCGCGAGAGCGCCTGAGGGCCGCCCGGCTCGCCGGCGCGTCGTCCGTCGGCGGCCCGGCTCCCGCTGGGCCCCGTCAGCGCAGCGCGACCAGCCCGGTGCCGTCGTCCTCGGCCGGCTCGTCGGTCACCGCGGTCACCGTCATCGACCGCAGCCGCAGGCTGCCGCCGTAGTACGAGAGGAACGCCGTGTCGGTGGCGTCGCGGCCCGTCGCGATGCGCAGCATCGTGGGGCGCGGTGCGAGCCGGGTCGCGTCGACGACGTGCCAGGCGCCCTCGACGTACGCCTCGGCCACGGCGTGGAAGTCCATCGGGCGCAGGCCGGGGGCGTACACCGCGGCGAGCCGTGCGGGCACGTCGCACGCCCGCAGCAGTGCGACGACCAGGTGCGCGAAGTCGCGGCACACGCCGCGCCGCTTGAGCAGGGTGTCCGTGGCGCCGTCGGTCGGCAGGCTCGAGCCCGACACGTACCGCACGTGCTGGCTCACCCACGCGACCACCGCGTCGAGCAGCGCCGCGCCCGCCAGGCCCGCGAACTGGTCGCGCGAGAACGCCAGCAGCCGGTCCGACTCGGCGTACCGGCTCGGACGGCGGTACTCGACGAGGTCGACGTCCTCGACCGGTGCCGGCTCGGCCCACCCGGTGACGTCCGCCTGGTAGTCGACGACGACGCGGCCCGCCGGCGCGAGCACGCGGTGCATGCGCCCGCCGTGCGGCAGCTTGATCTCCTCGACGTCGAGCACGGTGTCGTCGGTGCGCACGAGCAGCCGTTCGCTGCGGTCGAAGGGCCCTTCCGCCACGGCCACCGCGAGGAGCATCTCGAGCGGCTGGTGCACGTCGAGCGAGAGGTGGGCGGCCACGGAGCGCAGCACGGTCGACGCATCCTTCCCCGGCGCACGGGCCGGACGACACGAGGGGGCAGCAAGAGGGGGACGGCAGGGGTACGGCGCGGGTACGGCGGGGCGGAGCGAGGGGTCGAGCAGGCCCGGACGCGAGCCCGGCAGCGGTGCGCGGGGACGTCCGGAGGGAGGGCAGGGGAGGGCCGGGGGTCGTGCGGGGGAACCGCCGGCGGGCGGCGGTGAGGCAAGTGTGGGGCTCCGGGAGGCCGCCGTCCAGCCCGTGCTGCCGACCCGGTGTCGTCGCAGGTCAGCGGGCGTGTCCGGGGGCCCGCGGGGGCCGGCGCGCCGCGGTCGTACGCTGGGTGCGTGACGAACCTCGAGGCGGCACC includes these proteins:
- the dnaG gene encoding DNA primase, with amino-acid sequence MAGRIRREDVEAVRERVRIEDVVGAHVALRPAGVGSLKGLCPFHDERTPSFHVRPQVGRYHCFGCGEGGDVIAFVQKVDGLGFTDAVEHLASRVGIQVRYEDGGPTRPGEEPGRRRRLLDAHRVAEEFYREQLLTPAAAPGRAFLAERGFDRAAAEEFGVGFAPQGWDGLLRHLRGRGFTEAELTASGLVSQGQRGIYDRFRGRLVWPIREVTGETVGFGARRLLDEDQGPKYLNTPETALYRKSHVLYGIDLAKREIAREKQVVVVEGYTDVMAMHLSGVRTAVATCGTAFGGDHARIVRRLLGDSGGAGGVQLVGGGSVGGAVVFTFDGDAAGQKAALRAFGEDQSFTAQTFVAVEPSGMDPCDLRQAKGPDAVRALVQARQPLFEFVIRSTLAAHDLSTAEGRVHALRATAPVVAGIRDTALRPEYVRLLAGWLGMDDQETVRRAVQDAVRRGAARGAAGRGGDGRADRGRPDHGRPGERRDAAPEPVRVARMPVPDRRDPVAQVERTALEVVLQAPLLVPADFDALAADTFAAPAYRAVHEAVRAAGGVEAARGHVERAGGASTLWVGAVLEEAAEPVRALVTELSVAPLPEDREEALPAYVRGVVTRLVDIGFTRQIADVRGRLQRMGADADPAASRALLAELLELEGRRRALRESA
- a CDS encoding transglutaminase family protein, which encodes MLRSVAAHLSLDVHQPLEMLLAVAVAEGPFDRSERLLVRTDDTVLDVEEIKLPHGGRMHRVLAPAGRVVVDYQADVTGWAEPAPVEDVDLVEYRRPSRYAESDRLLAFSRDQFAGLAGAALLDAVVAWVSQHVRYVSGSSLPTDGATDTLLKRRGVCRDFAHLVVALLRACDVPARLAAVYAPGLRPMDFHAVAEAYVEGAWHVVDATRLAPRPTMLRIATGRDATDTAFLSYYGGSLRLRSMTVTAVTDEPAEDDGTGLVALR
- a CDS encoding putative Ig domain-containing protein; this encodes MPRRHPQYRRLSLALAGALAVVGLGAAATPTVAAPAPGASVLSTAGTDFWVTFSRNANPPTVQVFVTGATTTGTVTWPGAAPAPFTTTEGQVTVLDAPAGYAAAIQAMGSDGTFATGVHVQTEAPVTVYGLNYGGSSSDGFVASPVPALGTDYRVLSVPTTIGDYGSRVTVVGTQDDTEVTVVPASALADRTAGTPYTVTLDAGQVYSLAGTRSGDDVSGTTVSASAPVAVFAGADCVNIGLGACDLVTEQMWPVDQWGTSFILSRFRSESGGNPVRVLADRDGTELRVDGAVVATLDAGEIWDGTLMTAGGNSAAVVTADQPVLVSQQMVSGQYVQDGRTTSGDPATMLVPPYQQFLDRYTFSTPAGRFSFNAINVVVPTAQLGSFRLDGAPVDAAQFAPVAGTTFSAAQLLVADGTHTVSADAPFGAFAYGANNFNSYAYAGGAGLTPVGRVARVAPVDPDAVPTSGRPDEEVCVPVVVQDADGEPVAGVRVDLAVAGANAGATDTRNTDADGRASLCYTPTELGEDVLTVTSGTADAQFTVVVTSAPEISTTDLGVLVVGRPAAVAVRAVGTPAPTFAVTAGALPAGLTLDEETGEVTGTPTTAGPWSATVTATNENGTDSVVLTGDVAAAPVATGAVVPRLVVGEAVTVPAPASGRPAPAFVVSAGALPAGLTLDAATGVVSGTPTQSGSWSATITATNAVGSTDVVLGGEVLAASADPTPAAPTSADAAPAALSATGTQALTTSALALALLVLGAALVLVRRHRARG
- a CDS encoding YciI family protein; its protein translation is MLFICTDPEGEPPQPGDVDIEAWGADVDARGVWKHGDRLRPVEAATTVRRRGDELLVTDGPFAETRETIAGYDVIECADLDEAIAVAAAHPMARAGRIEVRPVWPLGAAD